In Microbacterium pumilum, the following proteins share a genomic window:
- the lysE gene encoding L-lysine exporter yields the protein MLTPLLAGLGLGFSLIVAIGAQNLFVLRQGLRREHVLVVAAICALSDALLIVLGVSGIGFVLQAVPWLIDVARWAGAAFLVGYGILAARRAWRPNGKGLQTADPVDGSFPAPEATEPSGLATKAVAQAPAVTQTRLVPVMLTCLALTWLNPHVYLDTVFLLGTVANSHGDQRWVFAAGAVIASIVWFFGLAFGARYLGRWLSTPRAWRILDAVIAVVMIVMGIGLVLPH from the coding sequence GTGCTCACTCCCCTGCTTGCCGGTCTCGGTCTCGGCTTCTCACTGATCGTCGCGATCGGCGCGCAGAACCTTTTCGTGCTGCGGCAGGGGCTGCGCCGCGAGCACGTTCTCGTCGTCGCCGCGATCTGCGCGCTGTCGGACGCGCTTCTGATCGTCCTCGGCGTGTCGGGCATCGGCTTCGTGCTGCAGGCGGTCCCGTGGCTCATCGATGTCGCGCGCTGGGCCGGCGCGGCGTTCCTCGTGGGATACGGCATCCTCGCCGCACGCCGTGCCTGGCGGCCGAACGGCAAGGGTCTGCAGACGGCAGACCCGGTGGACGGGTCGTTCCCTGCGCCTGAGGCGACCGAACCCTCAGGACTGGCGACGAAGGCCGTGGCGCAGGCCCCGGCTGTCACGCAGACGCGGCTCGTCCCTGTGATGCTCACATGCCTCGCCCTGACGTGGCTGAACCCGCACGTGTACCTCGACACCGTGTTCCTGCTCGGAACCGTCGCCAACTCGCACGGCGACCAGCGCTGGGTGTTCGCCGCCGGCGCGGTCATCGCGAGCATCGTGTGGTTCTTCGGCCTCGCGTTCGGAGCGCGCTACCTGGGCCGCTGGCTCTCGACTCCCCGGGCATGGCGCATCCTCGACGCCGTCATCGCCGTCGTCATGATCGTCATGGGAATCGGGCTCGTGCTGCCGCATTGA
- a CDS encoding LysR family transcriptional regulator ArgP: protein MRIPFELAETVAVVVDEGTLDAAARRLHITPSAVSQRIKALEEQLGRVVLVRSKPARPTEAGAAIVRLARQAALLEHDVISALGADSGEASRTTIPLAVNADSLATWFLPPLARLSERHPVVFEVHRDDQDFTAGLLESGTVMGAVTSRATPVAGCRASTLGAMRYEAVATPAFVARWFGDGLDAESLGRAPVLDFDRRDDLQTRWLRDSGADPARPPRHYVPASNDFATAVQLGLGWALLPTFQSDEPLARGELVAVGGDPVDVPLYWQQWNLRSELLDAVADEIVAEGRRVLAPVDVISRR from the coding sequence ATGCGTATTCCTTTCGAGCTCGCCGAGACCGTGGCCGTGGTCGTGGACGAGGGCACGCTGGATGCCGCGGCCCGGCGGCTGCACATCACACCGTCAGCCGTCAGTCAGCGCATCAAGGCGCTCGAGGAGCAGCTCGGCCGCGTGGTGCTGGTGCGCTCCAAGCCCGCCCGGCCGACCGAGGCGGGCGCCGCAATCGTCCGGCTCGCGCGCCAGGCGGCGCTGCTGGAGCACGACGTCATCAGTGCGCTCGGAGCCGACAGCGGTGAGGCCTCGCGCACGACCATTCCGCTCGCCGTCAACGCGGACTCGCTGGCGACGTGGTTCCTCCCACCTCTCGCGAGACTCTCGGAGCGGCATCCCGTCGTGTTCGAGGTGCATCGCGACGATCAGGACTTCACCGCCGGACTGCTCGAGTCGGGCACCGTGATGGGCGCGGTGACGTCGCGGGCGACGCCGGTGGCCGGATGCCGCGCCAGCACGCTGGGGGCGATGCGCTACGAGGCGGTCGCCACCCCGGCGTTCGTCGCCAGGTGGTTCGGGGACGGCCTCGACGCCGAGTCACTGGGCCGTGCCCCCGTGCTCGACTTCGACCGACGGGACGACCTCCAGACCCGTTGGCTGCGCGACTCGGGTGCGGATCCGGCCCGTCCGCCGCGGCACTACGTGCCCGCGTCGAACGACTTCGCGACGGCCGTGCAGCTCGGCCTGGGGTGGGCACTCCTGCCGACGTTCCAATCGGACGAGCCCCTTGCCCGCGGTGAGCTGGTCGCGGTGGGCGGCGATCCCGTCGATGTACCGCTGTACTGGCAGCAGTGGAATCTGCGGTCGGAGCTGCTCGACGCCGTGGCCGACGAGATCGTCGCCGAAGGACGCCGGGTGCTGGCGCCCGTCGATGTCATCAGTCGTCGCTGA
- a CDS encoding MarR family winged helix-turn-helix transcriptional regulator has translation MMTESPDLEARTRAVRALESEVGELINQFRRVLAANAERLSPGLLPGAYKVFTTIVRKESVTISTLADSLMMDKGQLSRTVRELEHLGLVQRAPDPEDGRSSLLSPTAEGLERLAAARHPSDSSLLTALNEWPIEEIDDLARLLRALSAGTVP, from the coding sequence ATGATGACCGAGTCGCCGGATCTCGAGGCCCGCACCCGTGCGGTGCGGGCCCTCGAGAGCGAGGTCGGTGAACTCATCAATCAATTCCGGCGGGTTCTCGCGGCGAACGCCGAACGCCTCAGCCCAGGTCTCCTTCCCGGCGCGTACAAGGTCTTCACGACCATCGTGCGCAAAGAGAGCGTGACGATCTCGACGCTCGCCGATTCGCTCATGATGGACAAGGGCCAGCTCAGCCGCACCGTGCGAGAACTCGAGCACCTCGGTCTCGTGCAGCGAGCGCCCGATCCCGAGGACGGCCGCTCGAGTCTGCTCTCGCCGACCGCCGAAGGTCTCGAGCGCCTCGCCGCCGCGCGCCATCCCTCCGACTCTTCGCTGCTCACGGCTCTGAACGAATGGCCGATCGAAGAGATCGATGATCTCGCGCGGCTGCTTCGTGCGCTCTCGGCCGGAACCGTGCCCTGA
- a CDS encoding NADP-dependent oxidoreductase, producing MRFRPLRNSTAPEIELSPVADPPVTMRAAVIEATGDPSALREATVATPSPVLSELLVRVVAAGVNPIDAKTRAGSGVSAAIADYPAVLGFDFSGIVVRAPYETHPFPPGTAVFGMAAFPRSGGTYAEYALVPSLSVARKPTSLSHVEAAGVPLAALTAWGLVVETAHAHEGQRILIHAGSGGVGHFAVQFAAYFGAHVTATASGRNGPWLRELGASVVIDHTTTRFEDVVSDVDVVIDLVGEEYDHTGSRSLGVLRRGGLYVLVPTGGWPGYGQAAASVGARATGFKVIPDGAALATVGRLLDSGAVQVYIDKVFDLQDAADAHTALEQGHTRGKIVLRVSDD from the coding sequence ATGAGATTCCGGCCGCTGCGAAACTCCACGGCACCAGAGATAGAGCTCTCTCCGGTTGCCGACCCCCCTGTCACGATGCGCGCAGCCGTGATCGAAGCCACCGGCGACCCGAGTGCGCTGCGCGAGGCCACCGTCGCGACACCCAGCCCCGTGCTGAGCGAGCTCCTCGTCCGCGTCGTCGCGGCAGGGGTCAATCCGATCGATGCCAAGACGCGCGCCGGATCGGGGGTGTCGGCGGCGATCGCCGATTACCCCGCGGTGCTCGGCTTCGACTTCAGCGGCATCGTGGTGCGCGCCCCGTACGAGACCCATCCCTTCCCACCGGGAACCGCCGTCTTCGGCATGGCCGCCTTCCCGCGATCGGGGGGCACGTATGCGGAGTACGCCCTTGTGCCGTCGCTCTCGGTCGCGCGCAAGCCGACCTCGCTGTCGCACGTCGAGGCGGCGGGCGTCCCGCTCGCGGCGCTGACCGCGTGGGGACTCGTCGTCGAGACCGCGCACGCGCACGAGGGTCAGCGCATCCTCATCCATGCCGGGAGCGGTGGCGTGGGTCACTTCGCCGTGCAGTTCGCGGCCTACTTCGGTGCGCACGTGACCGCGACCGCGTCCGGCCGCAACGGTCCGTGGCTGCGGGAGCTCGGCGCGTCGGTCGTCATCGATCACACCACGACGCGGTTCGAGGATGTCGTCAGCGACGTCGACGTCGTCATCGACCTGGTGGGCGAAGAGTACGATCACACCGGCTCGCGCTCGCTGGGAGTGTTGCGCCGCGGCGGCCTGTACGTTCTCGTGCCGACGGGCGGATGGCCGGGCTATGGGCAGGCAGCGGCTTCGGTCGGGGCTCGCGCAACCGGTTTCAAGGTCATCCCGGATGGCGCCGCCCTGGCCACGGTCGGTCGACTGCTCGACTCGGGCGCGGTGCAGGTGTACATCGACAAGGTGTTCGACCTCCAGGACGCCGCAGACGCTCACACCGCGCTCGAACAGGGCCACACCCGCGGAAAGATCGTCTTGCGAGTCAGCGACGACTGA